In Fundulus heteroclitus isolate FHET01 unplaced genomic scaffold, MU-UCD_Fhet_4.1 scaffold_490, whole genome shotgun sequence, one genomic interval encodes:
- the LOC118560845 gene encoding calphotin-like, with amino-acid sequence MTQPKLNPMPTQSSHGELVLRDAAERFWIQLQENLRTLPTLSPPKKRIEEVKRVRGCLENQMGLLSLLGVSGLFEELEWNIKAALAQLLGKLPPPTPPPTSLSTSPAAFAAAAAAVSSAAAAKDSASALVFAAAPAAPATSAAAVSAAAPDTSPSTAVSTSLPGSSRRRRRTRRHVKSPEAKPDIPAEAAPTAADVTSLSLVSRPGADAAAQESLARAPCLHEDQLWDFFYGDRDDLLPCWSAPDKTRTVYEAGVHTALPAIAEVPTAHATAQACVGVRKSSLPAVSKLPAQPAEESSVPPNDVEVLAAHATAQACVGVRLSVLSINKVSALPESSALPAAESSALPTLAEAPAQLISEVSAAHATGQACVGVFIPAPPSVSELPAPPSVSKLPVPPSVSKLQALPAEASAAPPAAEKKDPPAAEKKDPPAAEKKDPLAAEKKDPPAAEKKDQPEAI; translated from the coding sequence atGACCCAGCCAAAGTTGAACCCGATGCCCACACAGAGCTCTCATGGTGAGCTCGTCTTACGAGACGCAGCGGAACGTTTTTGGATTCAGCTCCAGGAAAATTTGAGGACCTTACCTACTCTCAGCCCACCCAAGAAACGGATAGAGGAGGTTAAACGCGTGCGGGGCTGCTTGGAAAACCAGATGGGGCTTCTGTCGCTCCTCGGAGTGTCTGGGCTGTTTGAGGAGCTAGAatggaacatcaaagcagcgcTTGCCCAGCTCCTCGGCAAATTACCACCACCCACACCTCCGCCAACCAGTCTGTCCACCTCACCTGCTGCCTTTGCCGCCGCTGCCGCCGCTGTTTCATCCGCAGCCGCCGCTAAAGATTCAGCTTCAGCGCTTGTCTTTGCTGCGGCTCCCGCTGCTCCTGCAACTTCTGCCGctgctgtctctgctgcagctcccgATACCTCACCGTCAACAGCTGTTTCTACATCGCTGCCCGGCTCCTCCCGGCGCAGACGCCGGACTCGGCGGCATGTGAAATCTCCCGAGGCGAAGCCTGACATTCCCGCTGAAGCCGCACCAACTGCAGCCGACGTCACCTCCCTTTCCCTGGTGAGTCGGCCGGGCGCAGATGCTGCCGCTCAGGAGAGTCTGGCTAGAGCACCCTGCCTTCATGAAGATCAGCTGTGGGATTTTTTCTACGGGGACAGGGATGACCTTCTCCCATGTTGGTCTGCCCCTGACAAGACCCGCACAGTCTACGAGGCCGGGGTGCACACCGCCTTGCCAGCCATTGCAGAGGTTCCTAccgcacacgccacggcccaagcctgcgtgggtgtgcgCAAGTCCTCTCTGCCGGCCGTCTCCAAGCTCCCAGCGCAGCCGGCTGAAGAAAGCTCAGTCCCGCCGAACGACGTTGAAGTTCTGGccgcacacgccacggcccaagcctgcgtgggtgtgcgCCTATCCGTTCTGTCGATCAACAAAGTCTCCGCTCTGCCCGAAAGCTCCGCcctgccggccgccgaaagctcgGCTCTGCCGACTTTAGCTGAGGCTCCTGCTCAGCTGATCTCAGAGGTTTCAGCTGCACACGCCACGGgccaagcctgcgtgggtgtgtTTATTCCAGCTCCGCCGTCCGTCTCCGAGCTCCCAGCTCCGCCATCCGTCTCCAAGCTCCCAGTTCCGCCATCCGTCTCCAAGCTCCAGGCTCTGCCGGCCGAAGCAAGCGCAGCCCCGCCGGCCGCCGAGAAAAAAGACCCGCCAGCCGCCGAGAAAAAAGACCCGCCGGCCGCCGAGAAAAAAGACCCGCTGGCCGCCGAGAAGAAAGACCCGCCGGCCGCCGAGAAGAAAGATCAGCCCGAGGCCATCTGA